From a region of the Haematobia irritans isolate KBUSLIRL chromosome 4, ASM5000362v1, whole genome shotgun sequence genome:
- the LOC142235801 gene encoding uncharacterized protein LOC142235801, with amino-acid sequence MWILGMQRRQNPKNFTEGSMDEVARRDNIVIWVGNGSSSNMGNHNPIQNNSRERNETKHNSYLRKSPTVKAYVSVFVCFATKAVHLEPCSDLSSAAFEAAFSRFVGRRGLPRRVVSDNGRNFVGASRVLLREFSQFIKSSSSDISNKYLSHGLEWSFIPPHAPHMGGLWEAAVKSFKHHFKRLAGTHRFTFEQLATLLARIEGVLNSRPISALSEDPTDISALTPGHFLKGSPMVALPEPLSPNLSLINRWTKLKAIHHQFAIRWKEDYLKSLQKRYKWKAPQCNIKKGDLVVVIDELLPPSEWRLGRIEETQPGLDGKTRVVQVRTAMGLIKRPVVKLCLLPYLNVAESN; translated from the exons ATGTGGATATTGGGTATGCAGAGAAGACAGAATCCCAAAAACTTCACAGAAGGTTCAATGGATGAAGTTGCTAGGCGAGATAATATTGTTATTTGGGTTGGGAATGGTTCCTCGAGCAATATGGGAAATCATAACCCAATCCAAAATAATTCAAGAGAGAGAAATGAGACGAAACACAA ttcatatttgcgcAAATCACCAACTGTTAAGGCATATGTATCCGTATTCGTGTGTTTTGCAACAAAAGCGGTGCATTTAGAACCGTGCTCAGATTTGTCTTCTGCGGCATTCGAGGCTGCGTTTTCTCGTTTTGTTGGGAGGCGAGGACTACCCCGAAGGGTAGTATCGGACAATGGACGAAACTTTGTAGGAGCCAGTAGAGTGTTGCTAAGAGAATTTTCCCAATTCATAAAAAGCTCATCATCTGATATTTCGAATAAATATTTGTCCCATGGCCTCGAATGGAGCTTCATCCCACCTCATGCTCCTCATATGGGAGGGTTGTGGGAAGCAGCTGTTAAAAGTTTTAAACACCATTTTAAACGATTAGCAGGCACACATAGGTTTACGTTTGAACAACTTGCCACATTGTTGGCCCGTATAGAGGGCGTTCTCAACTCCCGTCCCATATCAGCTCTTTCGGAAGACCCAACGGATATAAGTGCGTTAACACCTGGCCACTTCCTTAAAGGATCACCGATGGTAGCCTTACCTGAACCGCTATCTCCGAACCTTTCGTTAATAAATCGTTGGACAAAATTGAAGGCCATTCACCATCAGTTCGCCATTCGTTGGAAAGAGGACTATTTGAAGTCGCTTCAAAAACGTTACAAGTGGAAAGCGCCACAATGTAATATAAAGAAGGGTGATTTAGTAGTAGTGATTGACGAACTGCTACCGCCTAGTGAATGGCGGCTTGGTCGAATCGAAGAGACTCAACCCGGTTTAGATGGAAAAACTCGTGTTGTTCAAGTGCGTACTGCTATGGGTCTCATAAAACGGCCAGTTGTCAAGTTATGCTTACTACCGTACTTAAACGTAGCCGAATCAAATTAA